One genomic window of Dama dama isolate Ldn47 chromosome 7, ASM3311817v1, whole genome shotgun sequence includes the following:
- the NRM gene encoding nurim encodes MAPALLLVPAALASFILAFGTGVEFVRFTSLRPLLGRISESGGPDARQGWLAALQDQSILVPLVWDLGLLLLFVGQHSLMATETVKAWMSRYFGVLQRSLYVACTALALQLVMRYWEPVPRGPVLWEARAEPWATWVPLLCFVLHVISWLLIFSILLVFDYAELMGLKQVYYHVLGLGEPLALKSPRALRLFSHLRHPVCVELLTVLWVVPTLGTDRLLLALLLTLYLGLAHGLDQQDLRYLRAQLQRKLHLLSRPQDGEAE; translated from the exons ATGGCCCCTGCACTGCTCCTGGTCCCTGCTGCCCTCGCCTCTTTCATCCTGGCCTTTGGCACTGGAGTGGAGTTCGTACGCTTTACCTCCCTTCGGCCACTTCTTGGAAGAATCTCGGAGTCTGGCGGTCCGG ATGCCCGCCAGGGATGGCTGGCTGCCCTGCAGGACCAAAGCATCCTTGTCCCGCTGGTTTGGGATCTGGGGCTCCTGCTACTGTTTGTGGGGCAGCATAGCCTCATGGCAACTGAGACTGTGAAGGCATGGATGTCCCGGTACTTCGGGGTCCTTCAGAGGTCACTGTACGTGGCATGCACTGCCCTGGCCTTACAG CTGGTGATGCGGTACTGGGAGCCCGTGCCCAGGGGTCCTGTGTTGTGGGAGGCTCGGGCTGAGCCATGGGCCACTTGGGTGCCCCTCCTCTGCTTTGTCCTCCACGTCATTTCCTGGCTCCTCATCTTCAGCATCCTTCTCGTCTTTGACTACGCCGAGCTCATGGGCCTGAAACAG GTGTACTACCATGTGCTGGGGCTGGGTGAGCCTCTGGCCCTGAAGTCGCCCCGGGCCCTGAGACTCTTCTCCCACCTGCGCCACCCAGTGTGCGTGGAGCTGCTGACAGTGCTATGGGTGGTACCCACCCTGGGCACTGACCGCCTGCTCCTTGCTCTCCTCCTTACCCTCTACCTGGGCCTGGCTCACGGACTGGACCAGCAAGATCTCCGCTACCTCCGGGCCCAGCTACAAAGAAAACTCCACCTGCTTTCCCGGCCCCAGGATGGGGAGGCCGAGTGA